The genomic interval CGGGCGAGCCCAAAGTCCGTGATGGTGACGCGTTCGACGCCTTGTTCCATCAGTATGTTGCCGGGCTTGATGTCACGGTGGACGAGGCCCTGATCATGCGCGGCGGCCAAACCGGCGGCGACCTGAGCAGCGATACGCAGAATATCGACCAATGGCAAGGGACCTTCGGCGTCGATTCGTTTCTGTAGCGACTGGCCACGCACATACGGCATCACCAAATAGGGCAACGCTTGTTCGTTGGAGACACCATGAATCGCGATCACGTTGGGATGCAGCACGGCAGCGGCCGCTTTCGCTTCCCTTGCAAAACGCTGGCGAGCCGATCCGCTGGCCGCCAGATGCGGAGCCATCACCTTGACCGCCACCACGCGATCGAGCGATTGATCGCGAGCCTTCAGCACGACGCCCATCCCACCGCTGCCGATTGCACCAGTGACTTCATAGCCGCCAATTCGACCGAGCGAGTCGGGGTCGTCGGTGGGCGAAAGCTGCGACAAGACCAACTCGATCTGCGCGTCGCGCGAGCGAGTGACTGAAAACTCGGCTTCATGTGCCTGAGCGACCGGTTCACCGAGAAAGACGCTGGCTTCGCGCCATGCGGAGGCTTCAGCAACTTGCTGCTCAAGTGCTAGACCGCACGATTCGCATTCGTCCAGATGCGAAGTGAGTTCCCGCTCAGCCTGGTCGCTCAGTTCTCCACGCACAAACGACGAAAGTCGATTCGGATCACAAACTTGCTGATTCATGCTTCTGATGCCTCCAGTTCGGCAATCACGTCACGCAGTCGCTGCATGATTCGGCAGCGAGCCGTGTAGATGGTTCCAAGAGATTTTCCGAGTTGATCTGCCGCCGCCCGATTGCTTTGCCCGTCGATGACGGTCAGCTCGAACGCACGCCAAGTGTCGGGCTGGACATCACTGCGAACGATCTTCGCGGCTTGCTGGTAAAGCTGGCGACGATATTCCCAATCGATCAGCGATTCCGTCTCCGGATCAGTCTGCTGAAACTGAGCCAACAATTGCTGAACCGACGACCCACCCGCTGCCGGGTCTTTTGGGCCACGAGACAACGCATTGACGATCGCATTGCGAGTGACTCTGGCCAGCCAATGACGAAATCGCGTGGCCCCGTCCCGCTTCTCCCAATCACCAATTGCCGAAGCCACCGCCAACAGGACCTGCTGTGCAAGATCCTGAGCATCAGCGTCCTGTAACCCGCGAGCGACGGCGGTGCGAAAGATCACCGGTCGATAAATCGAGACAAACTGCTCCCACGCCGCCCGGTCTTCCGGGTTCTTGACCTGAACAATCAGGCTTTCGCGTGTTTCTGGGAACTGTGTCATACGGTGCGATCGGCTGCTGTGGCAAAGCGAACATTCTACCCGACAGCAGTTAAACACATGATTTCGCCATCCTTACACGAAAATGGCAAAGAAGTTTTCGCATCGTCGATCGACTGACTGAGTCCGGCTCGACGGTACAGCGTATTTTGTCATACACAGCATGACCTACGGTTCGTTCGTTTTCGACTTGGAAAGTCGAACGACAATCGTCGCTCCTCATTCAAGCCGGTTTGATGCGGCGGTAGGCATCGCAGAGTAAGCGAACGGCTTGTGTGATCTCCTCGTCGGTGGTGAACTTTCCGATCCCGAATCGAACGCTTCTGCGTGCCTCGGATTCCGTCAATCCGATCCCCGTCAACACGTGGCTTGGGTTCGCATCCACACTGCTGCACGCCGAGCCGCTGCTGAAACACACATCGGGCGCCGCAGCCATCCACGACTCGCCTTCCACATCCGGTAATCGCACATTCAAGTTCCCAGCCAAACGCTGCGGGGATTCCAGTGAGATGCCGTTGAGTACAAGCCCTTCAATACACTCCAACAACTTGCCACAAAAAACTTTGCGAAGCTGTCTGATTCGAGCGTCGGACTCGCTCATCTCCGACACAGCAATTTCCAAAGCAGTTGTCAACGCGACGATGGATGCCGGAGCAAGCGTTCCGCTACGCAGATTGCGTTGCTGACCACCACCCACGATCTGCGGACGCAAACGGACACGCCGATTCCCGTTTCCCACGACGAGAATTCCAATTCCCTTTGGCCCATAGAACTTGTGCGCCGAAGCGCTGAGCAAATCGACATCGACGGACTTCATGTCCACGGGCAAACGACCAACGGCTTGCGTGGCATCGCTGTGCAACAGGGCACCTGCTTGATGACACAAATGAGCGATCTGTTGCATCGGGCTGATCGTTCCGATCTCATTATTGGCCCACATCACCGAAACCAGCGCCGTGTCCTCATCGATTGCTCCAGCCAACGCATCCAGGTCCACACATCCGGCCAGCTCGTGATCCTGTGGATAGGCTGGTACGCGTGTGACACGCCATCCGTTTTGCTCGATCTCGGCAACCACATCCAGTACGGCGTGATGTTCTGTGAAGCAGGTGATCAGGTGACGACGTTTTTGCCGCGGGTGACCACAGATTCCACGGATCGCCAGGTTGTTGCTCTCAGTCGCACCACTGGTCCACAGGATGGATTCAGCCGGGCACCCAAGATGCCTCGCCACACATGCTGCCGAACGCGCGACCACGTCCGCCGCAACACGCCCCGCCGAATGCGACGTGCTGTGTGGGTTCCCGAACGACTGCGTCAACCAAGGCAGCATCGCGTCAACGACCCGTTGATCGCAAGGCGTCGTGGCATGGTGGTCCAGATAGATCATTTCACGAGTACAACGCGGCAACGGCCAGTTGGCTCCATGTCTCCAAACTCTCCGACTGGGATTTCAGTTCATCGACGGCGACGAAGCCACCTTCGGCCAAATCGGCTTCGTTGCTGGCCACGTGCGGAGCCGTCAAGACGAATCGATGCACCACACCCAAGTGAACTTTGCCGACATCGTTGGACGGATCGTAGATCAATCCTTCGACCGTGTGGGTGTACTCCGCATCCAACTGGATTTCTTCGGCCAGTTCGCGTTGCATTCCGGTTTCGTACGTGTCGCCTTCTCCTTCGGCGTCTTCGGCGCTGATGTGCCCGCCAATCCCGACACTTCGCTTCGCGTGCAACCGCTTCTCACCTGAACCGCCACCACGTGTGTACGCAAAGAGATTCAATCTTCCTTGCTCATCGGTCCACTCCAACAACACGTAGGGAATCAACTGCTTGAAGGTCGGGTCCGTTTCCATCTTGCTGCGTGGCTGGAACGACAATTGGTCAGATTTCAGTATCGGGCCGAGATACTTAGCCGTATCGGCCTCGAATCCTTCGAAATACCCGATCTCGTTCACCACCGATTCTGGCACGACCAACACGTGTTCTTCGTCTTTACTCACTTCGATTTCCCTGGGATTCAACGGGGGCATTTATCGCGTCGCCAATCTCAGGCAGACAACGTACTGATCGCCACGAAGCAACAGTCTATCACCGATGACAATCGGTGCCGACCAGCAGGGGTAGCTTAGCGCGGGACGAATCTTGGCGTCCTTGTCGTCGCTTTGTTGCGCCGGTTCTGCCATGTCCCAAGCCGCGATCACGTCCAGCCCCTTCGGGTTCGGCTTGATCACTTGCAATTGTCCGCCCTCGTCCCAAACCAACAAATGGTCGTTCACT from Stieleria varia carries:
- a CDS encoding RNA polymerase sigma factor → MTQFPETRESLIVQVKNPEDRAAWEQFVSIYRPVIFRTAVARGLQDADAQDLAQQVLLAVASAIGDWEKRDGATRFRHWLARVTRNAIVNALSRGPKDPAAGGSSVQQLLAQFQQTDPETESLIDWEYRRQLYQQAAKIVRSDVQPDTWRAFELTVIDGQSNRAAADQLGKSLGTIYTARCRIMQRLRDVIAELEASEA
- a CDS encoding cysteine desulfurase family protein, producing the protein MPRCTREMIYLDHHATTPCDQRVVDAMLPWLTQSFGNPHSTSHSAGRVAADVVARSAACVARHLGCPAESILWTSGATESNNLAIRGICGHPRQKRRHLITCFTEHHAVLDVVAEIEQNGWRVTRVPAYPQDHELAGCVDLDALAGAIDEDTALVSVMWANNEIGTISPMQQIAHLCHQAGALLHSDATQAVGRLPVDMKSVDVDLLSASAHKFYGPKGIGILVVGNGNRRVRLRPQIVGGGQQRNLRSGTLAPASIVALTTALEIAVSEMSESDARIRQLRKVFCGKLLECIEGLVLNGISLESPQRLAGNLNVRLPDVEGESWMAAAPDVCFSSGSACSSVDANPSHVLTGIGLTESEARRSVRFGIGKFTTDEEITQAVRLLCDAYRRIKPA
- a CDS encoding NUDIX domain-containing protein encodes the protein MSKDEEHVLVVPESVVNEIGYFEGFEADTAKYLGPILKSDQLSFQPRSKMETDPTFKQLIPYVLLEWTDEQGRLNLFAYTRGGGSGEKRLHAKRSVGIGGHISAEDAEGEGDTYETGMQRELAEEIQLDAEYTHTVEGLIYDPSNDVGKVHLGVVHRFVLTAPHVASNEADLAEGGFVAVDELKSQSESLETWSQLAVAALYS